The following proteins are encoded in a genomic region of Colletotrichum higginsianum IMI 349063 chromosome 9, whole genome shotgun sequence:
- a CDS encoding ABC transporter has product MLLLPGILRRWKSGKRNSQDSDESRPFLPVHSQNEAGCADYGTQQCHDGPSTNSAGHILEDDDDESDSDDDASIKRRRAKRLREKGGWWGYLKDFAIFIPFLVPKKNRKVQISIFLCLLCIAGKRALNILIPRQLGIITDLIMEKKVPYGALATWLLLSLLSEEAGVGLVEALAKIPVKQFSYRQITNAAFSHVMSLPMEFHSERDSAEVMKAIEQGEALGNLLETAIIDILPTIVDMVIALWFLNWKFNAYVSLAMFMASAAFITLEVFTSSLNITNRRASSKAEREEARIMHQAVQGWQTVSYFNMFGFEKRRFGQAVNTRLAASTKFSVGDAFIQALLEMMIPSTFFALASLVFYEISHGRASAGDFVLLLSYWEYLIWPLKQLSHNCRYLMTDLVDAERLLDLLQTKSTIVEKENAMDLRTIEGHVSFENVGFSYDGRRPTLQNLSISALPGETIALIGETGAGKSSIMKLLLRFYDVTSGRITIDGHDLRDVTMSSLREALGVVPQDPLLFNASVIQNLRYARPLATDEEVFDACRAAAVHDTILRFADGYESKVGEQGVKLSGGEIQRLAIARVFLKKPPILILDEATSAVDTKTEASIQHALDALKRGRTTFVIAHRLSTVVHANKIIVIHGGRVAESGTHEELLARGGIYKDLWTRQIGGAS; this is encoded by the coding sequence ATGCTTCTTCTGCCAGGCATCCTTCGTCGTTGGAAATCGGGCAAGCGAAACAGTCAAGACTCCGACGAGAGTCGGCCGTTTCTTCCAGTACATTCCCAAAATGAAGCCGGATGTGCCGACTATGGAACCCAGCAGTGCCACGATGGCCCCTCTACGAATTCCGCCGGCCACATcttggaagacgacgacgatgagagCGACTCGGACGATGACGCTAGCATCAAGCGCCGTCGGGCTAAGAGGCTTCGAGAAAAGGGAGGTTGGTGGGGATATCTCAAAGACTTCGCCATATTCATTCCGTTTTTGGTCCCGAAAAAGAATCGAAAAGTCCAGATCTCCATCTTCCTTTGTCTCCTTTGCATCGCTGGCAAGAGAGCGTTGAATATCTTGATACCCCGCCAACTCGGCATTATCACCGACTTGATCATGGAGAAAAAAGTCCCGTATGGGGCTTTGGCAACCTGGTTGCTCTTGAGCTTGCTGAGTGAGGAAGCTGGCGTGGGCTTGGTAGAAGCACTGGCCAAGATTCCCGTCAAGCAGTTTTCATACCGGCAGATCACCAATGCAGCCTTCAGCCATGTCATGAGCCTGCCAATGGAGTTCCACTCCGAGAGGGACTCGGCTGAGGTCATGAAAGCCATCGAGCAAGGCGAGGCTCTCGGCAATTTGTTAGAGACTGCAATCATCGACATTCTTCCCACGATCGTGGACATGGTCATTGCACTGTGGTTTCTCAACTGGAAGTTCAACGCATACGTCTCCCTTGCCATGTTTATGGCATCCGCGGCTTTTATCACGCTAGAGGTCTTCACTTCAAGCTTGAACATCACGAACCGCCGTGCATCAAGCAAAGCCGAAAGAGAAGAGGCACGGATTATGCATCAGGCTGTACAGGGATGGCAGACTGTCTCATATTTCAACATGTTTGGCTTCGAAAAACGCCGATTCGGTCAAGCCGTAAACACCCGACTCGCTGCGAGTACAAAGTTCAGTGTTGGGGACGCTTTTATCCAAGCCCTTCTTGAGATGATGATACCATCAACCTTCTTCGCTCTGGCCAGCCTGGTCTTTTACGAGATTTCTCATGGAAGAGCCTCGGCTGGCGACTTTGTTCTGCTCTTGTCATACTGGGAATACCTGATCTGGCCTCTCAAGCAGCTATCTCACAACTGTCGGTATCTAATGACTGATCTTGTCGACGCCGAACGTCTTCTCGACCTACTACAAACCAAGTCAACCATTGTGGAAAAGGAGAACGCCATGGACCTGCGCACAATCGAGGGTCATGTTTCTTTTGAGAACGTTGGCTTTTCATACGACGGAAGACGGCCCACGCTCCAGAATTTGAGTATCTCTGCTTTACCAGGGGAGACAATTGCCTTGATTGGCGAGACTGGCGCAGGCAAATCATCCATCATGAAACTGCTATTGCGCTTCTACGATGTCACATCGGGACGGATCACGATTGATGGTCACGATCTACGCGACGTCACCATGAGTTCTCTCCGAGAGGCCCTTGGCGTTGTCCCCCAGGATCCGCTACTGTTTAATGCGTCCGTCATACAAAACTTGCGCTACGCGCGACCTTTGGCAACAGACGAGGAGGTATTCGACGCTTGCCGGGCTGCAGCGGTTCATGATACCATTCTCAGGTTCGCAGATGGCTATGAGAGCAAGGTGGGTGAGCAGGGAGTAAAACTGTCTGGAGGAGAGATTCAGCGACTGGCCATCGCGCGAGTGTTTCTGAAGAAGCCACCAATCCTCATACTAGACGAGGCCACAAGTGCCGTCGATACAAAGACAGAAGCAAGCATCCAACATGCTTTAGATGCTTTGAAACGTGGGCGGACGACATTCGTTATTGCTCACAGGCTTTCAACAGTTGTTCACGCGAACAAAATAATAGTCATCCACGGAGGAAGAGTAGCAGAGAGCGGTACACATGAAGAGTTGCTTGCGAGAGGCGGGATATACAAGGACTTGTGGACAAGACAGATTGGTGGTGCGTCATAG
- a CDS encoding Cytochrome P450 — protein MENTKIRKTYSSRPTTSNAIIILTRHPPHKNKHILFKMSWVLFPATFPALLLVSLIHWLQSPGNSVQSKIKRNRSIANFSIFQPSSLQHRLQLRAAPNSRLLKAFDIRNSFTTTDVGKHTDFLRLSVHTIKSADGAVWCKVWRLANETIERLVPQLRNGGRREVRIERIARILCFDAVLELLFPETRMRPFHVGHADKATKLVNDLWQDSKKSSSEPGPVSQQRSLGSLQEALRELVSGKEGDDGEGEEGRESEALGLIMPAYETLWRVVMLTYIHVAFRFIDPATRETVNEVVKSISQNNGAGARLDPTVDNFAREALRLYPPTKRIYRASLTAEETADVESMHHDKRIWGPDALEFRPSRYDKLTRDQEHAYMPFGVGKNACPAENGFGRKMVSFLVVVLVTRLGTRASGAGVRLGDDHLDVDVRAPLPTGRNDAEKWVVSLGSRE, from the exons ATGGAAAACACCAAGATTCGGAAGACGTACTCAAGCAGACCGACTACTAGTaacgccatcatcatccttACCCGCCACCCACCCCACAAGAACAAGCACATCCTGTTCAAGATGAGCTGGGTTCTCTTTCCTGCAACTTTTCCTGCTCTTCTCCTTGTCTCCTTGATTCACTGGCTTCAGTCTCCAGGGAATTCGGTCCAGAGCAAGATCAAACGCAACCGAAGCATCGCCAACTTTAGCATCTTCCAACCAAGCTCGCTTCAACACCGTCTGCAACTCCGCGCAGCCCCAAACAGTCGCCTGCTCAAGGCCTTCGACATCCGCAACTCATTTACAACCACAGACGTGGGCAAGCATACCGACTTCCTCCGACTCTCGGTCCACACCATCAAGAGCGCCGATGGAGCAGTGTGGTGCAAGGTTTGGAGACTGGCCAACGAGACGATCGAGAGGCTAGTGCCACAGCTGCGCAACGGTGGCCGGCGCGAAGTGAGAATAGAGCGCATCGCCCGCATCTTGTGCTTTGATGCCGTCCTCGAACTTCTCTTTCCAGAAACACGAATGCGGCCCTTCCACGTTGGTCACGCGGACAAGGCTACGAAACTCGTCAACGACCTTTGGCAAGATTCCAAGAAGTCGTCGAGTGAGCCAGGGCCGGTGTCTCAGCAGAGATCACTGGGATCTTTGCAAGAGGCGCTCCGCGAGCTAGTGTCTGGCAAAGAaggcgacgatggagaaggcgaagaaggtaGAGAAAGCGAGGCTCTGGGACTAATTATGCCGGCTTACGAGACACTCTGGCGCGTCGTGATGCTGACTTACATCCACGTGGCCTTCCGCTTCATCGATCCTGCAACAAGAGAAACGGTCAATGAGGTCGTGAAGAGCATATCTCAGAATAACGGTGCAGGAGCGCGACTGGATCCGACCGTCGACAACTTTGCGCGG GAAGCTCTCCGATTATACCCGCCGACAAAGCGCATCTATCGAGCCTCGCTCACGGCTGAGGAGACGGCCGACGTCGAGTCCATGCACCACGACAAGCGGATCTGGGGCCCCGATGCCCTCGAATTCCGCCCGAGCCGCTACGATAAGCTGACAAGAGACCAAGAGCACGCGTACATGCCTTTCGGCGTGGGCAAAAACGCGTGTCCAGCTGAGAACGGCTTCGGCAGAAAGATGGTTTCGTTCCTGGTCGTCGTGCTTGTCACTCGGCTCGGTACGAGAGCGTCGGGGGCGGGAGTTCGGCTGGGGGACGACCATTTGGACGTTGATGTCAGAGCCCCGTTGCCGACTGGGCGAAACGATGCGGAGAAATGGGTGGTGAGTCTTGGATCTCGGGAGTAG
- a CDS encoding F-box domain protein: MKTIDDNDPKPLADEDAAFLDGLLRRYGLQVPDRWLDTTVYVSMLIGMVLLYARNIRALDLNDDLQHFTALIPKDIVAGIRFDLLTSFRVRQFDPTPLGNILPLLRLAHNLTTVDLYQPEGGLGDGEFDWGNVHHLTLRGSLLPVDQLIRIIKACRNLGLFHYESNNVFVDEAVIRALSHHTSTLNSLQLLLGRHTIMHEDAGFYPDAMALPSVSRFSKLRSLGLSERYTGSDSRCVPSSLPSALEELTVDDDMDALREVGTARFAALAGRFRNGEYPQLREVTLGTFFRAEEHHHIIRKILTDVGLLCHVK, from the coding sequence ATGAAGACCATCGATGACAACGACCCCAAACCCTTGGCGGATGAAGATGCGGCCTTTTtggacggccttcttcgcaGATACGGTCTTCAAGTTCCCGACAGGTGGCTCGACACTACGGTCTACGTCTCAATGCTGATAGGGATGGTATTGCTGTACGCCCGCAATATTCGAGCGCTGGACCTGAACGACGACCTTCAACACTTTACGGCTCTGATACCCAAGGACATTGTTGCCGGAATACGCTTCGACTTACTTACAAGCTTTCGGGTGCGCCAGTTCGACCCTACGCCTCTGGGAAACATCTTGCCTCTCCTTCGGCTGGCACACAACCTCACCACTGTCGATCTCTACCAGCCCGAAGGGGGTTTGGGCGACGGAGAGTTTGACTGGGGCAACGTACACCACCTCACCCTGCGCGGTTCTCTCTTGCCGGTCGACCAACTCATCCGAATCATCAAGGCTTGCAGAAACCTGGGGCTCTTTCATTACGAGTCGAACAATGTGTTCGTGGACGAAGCCGTAATCCGGGCTCTGTCGCATCACACCAGTACCCTCAATTCGCTCCAGCTTTTGCTGGGGAGACACACCATCATGCACGAAGATGCTGGTTTCTACCCCGACGCCATGGCTCTGCCGTCAGTGTCCCGGTTCTCGAAGCTCCGCTCGCTCGGCTTGTCGGAAAGGTACACGGGCTCGGACTCGCGCTGCGTTCCGAGTTCGTTGCCTAGTGCTCTTGAGGAGTTGACGGTAGACGATGATATGGATGCGCTACGTGAAGTGGGCACGGCTAGATTTGCGGCACTGGCGGGTCGATTCAGAAACGGGGAATACCCTCAGCTTAGGGAGGTGACGCTGGGTACGTTTTTCAGGGCGGAAGAGCACCATCATATTATCCGGAAGATTCTTACAGATGTTGGCCTCTTGTGCCATGTGAAATAG
- a CDS encoding F-box domain protein produces MMTTFTDLPVELLDRICVWLCPHCRPFTVRITKPSIDSRPTSDDWERDRLYRTTLFNLCLTSKALRRVAQPVLFHRFLHHDNRHWQTPRTGLTLRLFELLRTIDERPSLAGLLRCVDINAFERNCTCCRRGSEPITPEQNGLVTRLASKTGLAFETAELELHDLPECLIQLLLASARNLSGLNLCAPRWWTFCSLALWASRSGHQTFLPWLKRMELAIDNHESDACLGPHNESCNHPTTSCSIERLLVDAAPNLKLLSCTAGALNSLPLLPALKWLEIHVHGSWEGMLPQLMRGLPRLTHLTVIARNKHCPTPNEIQNSLAGHRDTLEYLNVVQHRWMSQGWRPSTEKYAMTSLAEFTALKTINLDGYMIWPDRGGMAANQMVPADLELLPEFLPECVQQLHVDLSDNYGDESFRSLAEAKTKGRFPQLDAVFWRSDGIHNLMLAAADRSWAAGDEWKAEVPLQVARWMEDQGHSLAFPDWRALRLKIDPTTRRRKVRITS; encoded by the coding sequence ATGATGACAACCTTCACCGACCTACcagtcgagcttctcgaccggATTTGCGTCTGGCTGTGCCCTCACTGCAGACCATTCACAGTCAGGATAACGAAACCAAGCATCGACTCACGCCCGACATCGGACGACTGGGAACGTGACCGGCTTTACCGCACCACCCTCTTCAACTTGTGCTTGACATCGAAAGCCCTTCGACGCGTGGCTCAGCCGGTACTTTTTCATCGCTTCCTACACCACGACAACCGGCACTGGCAGACCCCTCGAACTGGGCTGACCCTGCGTCTCTTCGAGCTGTTGCGAACCATTGACGAGCGCCCCAGCCTGGCCGGTCTGCTCAGGTGTGTCGACATCAACGCCTTTGAGCGTAACTGCACCTGTTGCCGTCGCGGTTCCGAACCGATCACCCCCGAGCAAAACGGATTGGTCACACGGCTGGCCAGTAAGACAGGCCTCGCTTTCGAAACCGCAGAGCTCGAATTGCATGACCTCCCTGAGTGCCTCatccagctgctgctggcctcgGCTCGGAACCTGTCAGGGCTGAACCTGTGCGCCCCTCGCTGGTGGACGTTCTGCTCCCTGGCACTATGGGCCTCTCGAAGCGGCCACCAGACGTTCTTGCCTTGGCTGAAACGAATGGAGCTGGCCATCGATAACCACGAGAGCGACGCATGCCTCGGGCCGCATAACGAGTCGTGTAACCATCCAACGACGTCGTGCTCGATCGAGCGTCTTCTGGTTGACGCTGCGCCCAACCTCAAGCTCCTATCCTGTACTGCCGGTGCCCTGAACAGCCTGCCTCTGCTCCCGGCGTTAAAGTGGCTGGAAATCCATGTCCATGGATCCTGGGAGGGAATGCTACCGCAGCTCATGAGAGGGTTGCCTCGTCTCACACACCTCACCGTCATCGCCAGAAACAAGCACTGCCCCACGCCGAACGAGATACAGAACTCGTTGGCGGGCCACCGCGATACTCTGGAGTATCTGAACGTCGTGCAACACAGGTGGATGTCCCAGGGCTGGAGGCCGAGCACAGAAAAGTATGCCATGACATCTCTCGCCGAGTTCACGGCCCTCAAAACCATCAACCTCGACGGGTACATGATCTGGCCCGACAGAGGTGGCATGGCCGCCAACCAGATGGTTCCAGCAGACCTGGAGCTTCTCCCCGAGTTTCTACCTGAGTGCGTGCAGCAGCTGCACGTCGACCTCTCGGACAACTATGGAGACGAGAGCTTCAGGTCGTTGGCTGAAGCCAAGACAAAGGGGAGGTTTCCGCAGCTAGATGCTGTCTTCTGGCGGTCCGATGGCATCCATAACCTCATGCTGGCCGCCGCTGACAGGTCGTGGGCCGCGGGCGACGAGTGGAAGGCGGAGGTCCCCTTGCAAGTCGCGAGATGGATGGAAGATCAAGGCCACAGTCTCGCGTTTCCCGACTGGCGAGCTTTGCGACTCAAGATAGATCCTACGACGCGTCGACGCAAAGTAAGAATCACGTCGTAG
- a CDS encoding Superoxide dismutase codes for MAASPYTLPKLPYAYDALEPHISAQIMELHHSKHHQAYVTNLNKAIETYNANPLQNRIAVLATLNFNGGGHINHSLFWENLAPASSPDASPSAAPALTAEITRVWGGLDQFKQAFNAALLGITGSGWGWLVKDDVTGLSIVTTKDQDPVTKGVPVFGVDMWEHAYYLQYLNGKVAYVDNIWNVINWKTAESRFSGSREDAFKALKAVL; via the exons ATGGCCGCCTCGCCGTACACGTTGCCCAAGCTCCCCTACGCTTACGAT gccctcgagccTCACATCTCAGCCCAGATCATGGAGCTGCACCACAGCAAGCA CCACCAAGCATACGTCACGAACCTGaacaaggccatcgagaCCTACAACGCCAACCCCCTCCAAAACCgcatcgccgtcctcgccacccTCAActtcaacggcggcggccacatCAACCACTCCCTCTTCTGGGAGAACCTGGccccggcctcgagcccggacgcctcgccctcggcggcgcccgcgCTCACGGCCGAGATCACGCGCGTCTggggcggcctcgaccagTTCAAGCAGGCCTTCAACGCCGCGCTGCTGGGCATCACCGGCAGCGGCTGGGGGTGGCTCGTCAAGGACGACGTGACGGGCCTCAGCATCGTCACGACAAAGGACCAGGACCCCGTCACCAAGGGCGTGCCCGTCTTTGGCGTCGACATGTGGGAGCACGCGTACTACCTTCAG TACCTCAACGGAAAGGTGGCGTACGTCGACAACATCTGGAACGTCATCAactggaagacggccgagtcgaGGTTTTCGGGGTCCCGTGAGGACGCTTTCAAGGCACTCAAAGCAGTTCTCTAA
- a CDS encoding NmrA-like family protein, with protein MGVVAVAGGTGGVGKTVVEQLILSGKHEIFILGRTEPAEQARDGPKFISVDYTNVASLAETLESHNVDTVISTITLNEDTEKAQLNLIEAAKRSDKTKRFIPSEFGSVNTPEFAKVESFAEPWVRAADALKASGLEYTRFVNGFFMDYWGMPHIKTHMPAFNFAFDIENCKAVIPGSGNEPLTLTYTVDVARFIVRALEVEDWPEFSILSGSDLTLNEALAKIERIRGKKFDVVYDSEEKLNNNQSTILSGYGGIPDEMFQSLNSAFGRTIIQGYLAMPKENRISDKHPDIRPLTVDELLAKSWGAKSA; from the exons ATGggtgtcgtcgccgtagCCGGAGGAACCGGTGGAGTCGGAAAGACCGTCGTCGAACAGCTGATTCTCAGTGGGAAGCATGAGATCTTTATCCTCGGCCGCACT GAACCCGCCGAGCAAGCTCGGGATGGCCCCAAGTTCATCAGTGTGGACTACACCAACGTCGCGTCCCTCGCCGAGACCCTCGAGTCTCACAACGTCGACACCGTCATCAGCACCATCACGCTCAACGAGGACACCGAGAAGGCGCAGCTCAACCTGAtcgaggcggccaagcgGTCCGACAAGACGAAACGCTTCATCCCGAGCGAGTTCGGGAGCGTGAACACGCCAGA ATTCGCCAAGGTCGAGTCGTTTGCCGAGCCATGGGttcgcgccgccgacgccctcaagGCTTCCGGGTTGGAGTACACCCGGTTCGTCAACGGCTTCTTCATGGACTACTGGGGCATGCCTCACATCAAGACGCACATGCCGGCCTTCAATTTCGCCTTCGACATAGAGAATTGCAAAGCCGTCATTCCTGGATCCGGCAACGAGCCCCTGACCCTGACCTATACTGTAGATGTCGCCCGCTTCATCGTCCGGgccctcgaggtcgaggattGGCCCGAGTTCAGCATCCTCTCCGGCTCCGACCTCACCCTGAACGAGGCCCTGGCCAAGATCGAGCGCATCCGAG GCAAGAAATTCGACGTGGTATACGAcagcgaggagaagctcaacAACAACCAGTCAACCATCTTGTCTGGATACGGGGGAATCCCAGACGAGATGTTCCAGTCACTGAATAGTGCGTTTGGAAGAACAATCATCCAAGGCTACCTCGCCATGCCGAAGGAGAACAGGATCAGCGACAAGCACCCTGACATTCGTCCGCTGACTGTTGATGAGCTCCTGGCCAAGTCTTGGGGTGCAAAGAGCGCTTAG
- a CDS encoding TfdA family Taurine catabolism dioxygenase TauD — MATVTVARPVQPDIQYAPDYEKYQARVARRSQEPGLPKTLPEGLPAQFKSDLVWDGATLANEYDWTYVLQPEQLDELDTALAHFKSLGLSLGHINQETFPLPKLHAELRKLSYELHNGHGFFVVRGLRVDEHTREENIIIYAGLSSHIASRRGRQDRQYDGKPADVVLTHIKDLTLTKEKGQIGSPAYTADKQVFHTDAGDIVSLFALSTAAEGGTSKLASIARVYNEIANTRPDLIHTLTQDWQFEVFGTPQKAFTSRPLVHYQAATDTTPERLAVQYARRYFVGYGALPRSDEIPPISEAQAEALDTLHYLGDKFAVNLDFQKGYSQLHALSLSMTPTETIT; from the exons ATGGCCACCGTTACCGTCGCCCGACCTGTCCAGCCGGACATCCAGTATGCCCCAGACTACGAAAAGTACCAGGCCCGGGTTGCCCGTCGATCCCAGGAGCCAGGTCTCCCCAAGACGCTGCCCGAGGGCCTCCCGGCGCAGTTCAAGAGCGACCTAGTCTGGGACGGGGCCACGCTGGCCAACGAGTACGACTGGACATACGTCCTCCAGCCagagcagctcgacgagctcgacaCCGCGCTAGCTCACTTCAAGT CCCTGGGTCTGTCGCTTGGCCACATCAACCAGGAGACGTTCCCGCTGCCGAAGCTGCACGCCGAGCTCCGCAAGCTCTCCTACGAGCTGCACAACGGCCATGGCTTCTTTGTCGTGCGCGGGCtccgcgtcgacgagcacACCCGGGAGGAGAACATCATCATCTACGCCGGCCTCTCGTCGCACATTGCGTCCCGGCGCGGTCGCCAGGACAGACAGTACGACGGCAAGccggccgacgtcgtcctAACGCACATTAAGGACCTAACGCTCACTAAGGAAAAGGGCCAGATCGGCAGCCCTGCGTACACGGCGGACAAGCAGGTCTTCCACAcggacgccggcgacatAGTCTCGCTGTTTGCgctgtcgacggcggccgagggcggcacgAGCAAGCTGGCGAGCATCGCGCGGGTGTACAACGAGATCGCCAACACCCGGCCGGATCTCATCCACACCCTCACCCAGGACTGGCAGTTCGAAGT ATTCGGCACCCCTCAGAAGGCCTTCACGTCACGGCCTCTTGTGCATTACCAGGCCGCCACCGACACGACTCCCGAGCGCTTGGCCGTCCAATATGCGCGGCGGTACTTTGTCGGCTACGGCGCGCTCCCCCGAAGCGATGAGATCCCACCCATCTCCGAGGCGCAGGCTGAGGCCCTCGACACGCTGCACTACCTCGGCGACAAGTTCGCGGTGAACCTGGACTTCCAGAAGGGGTACAGTCAACTACACGCCCTGAGTCTATCGATGACCCCTACTGAAACCATTACCTAG
- a CDS encoding TfdA family Taurine catabolism dioxygenase TauD, which produces MAIFHARDGFTDTQEQQRHLLRQWLSDPEYAWETPAPLKERWAQLYEGVTPEAQVFPLEPFIRSEGNKSKGRS; this is translated from the exons ATGGCCATCTTCCACGCCCGAGACGGCTTCACCGACACCCAAGAGCAGCA GCGCCACCTGCTGAGACAATGGCTCAGCGACCCCGAGTACGCGTGggagacgccggcgccgctgaAGGAGAGGTGGGCTCAGCTGTACGAAGGCGTCACGCCCGAGGCTCAAGTCTTTCCGCTCGAGCCCTTCATCCGCAGCGAAGGGAACAAGAGCAAGGGGCGGTCGTGA
- a CDS encoding High-affinity methionine permease yields the protein MVFSKLSSPFKSSGAGVHAVDVEASDSEHSIIRDGDLAYTLAKGGNGSRPAYQEAVGAPVEKHSPLGYHVGWLTVIFLNVNQMIGTAASVLNGTGSVGLAFIYWTLGFLMALAGLSVYLELASYFPNRSGSEVVYLEQAYPRPKHFFPIAFAVQSVLLSFSSSNAIVLSRYLWRIAGKTPSPWELKGVAIAAYTFAVICVIAHNKYSLWATNIIGAIKIVTLVFISITGLVVLGGNLDHIPDPTANFRNSFEGTTDNGNDLATALVNVIFSYTGYSNAFNVVNEIKNPIPVLKRHATISVVVVSVLYMFCNVAYFAAVPKAEFRGAKEIAAAVFFTKVFGKGPAEQALNFLVLLSAFGNLLAVLIGSSRVIREIGRQGVLPWTEFWVNTKPFGTPIGPYLLKWVMTFIMIAAPPAGDAFQFVVSLKTYPDGIFHFAMAIGVYIIRTRRKRANLGRTEFKSWHVTVIFFILLQVYILAMPWWPPKGGPYAGNVSFWYATYCVVGIAVLKTESLTRILSLIVCFLYYAVWMWVLPKWRGYRIRPEILDVSDNGANTHRLVRVPLPELAQWDAEHDDAGNLRRRHVVDSERSSKGDVDVGILGDRGTTVKY from the exons ATGGTCTTCTCCAAGCTCTCGTCGCCGTTCAAGTCGAGCGGCGCCGGGGTtcacgccgtcgacgtcgaggcgtCCGACTCGGAACACTCCATCATCCGCGACGGAGATCTCGCCTACACGCTCGCAAAGGGAGGCAATGGGTCAAGGCCCGCGTATCAGGAGGCGGTTGGGGCTCCCGTCGAGAAGCACTCGCCGCTGGGGTATCACGTAGGGTGGCTCACCGTCATCTTCTTGAATGTCAACCAGATGATCGGTACTG CCGCCTCCGTCCTCAACGGCACCGGGTCCGTCGGCCTGGCCTTCATCTACTGGACTCTCGGTTTCCTGATGGCCCTCGCCGGACTCAGCGTGTACCTTGAGCTCGCCAGTTACTTCCCGAACCGCAGCGGCTCCGAAGTCGTCTACCTCGAACAAGCATACCCTCGGCCGAAGCACTTCTTCCCCATTGCCTTTGCCGTGCAGTCTGTCTTGCTTTCTTTCAGCAGCAGTAACGCCATTG TTCTGTCCCGGTACCTCTGGAGAATCGCCGGGAAGACCCCGTCCCCCTGGGAGCTCAAAGGTGTTGCCATCGCCGCCTACACCTTCGCCGTCATCTGCGTCATCGCTCACAACAAGTACTCCCTCTGGGCCACCaacatcatcggcgccatcaagatcgtcaccctcgtcttcatctccatcaccggcctcgtcgtcctcggcggcaacctcgACCACATCCCCGACCCGACCGCCAACTTCCGCAACTCGTTCGAGGGCACCACGGACAACGGCAACGACCTGGCCACGGCCCTGGTCAACGTCATCTTCTCCTACACGGGCTACTCCAACGCGTTCAACGTGGTCAACGAGATCAAGAACCCGATCCCCGTGTTGAAGCGCCATGCGACCATCTCGGTTGTTGTCGTCTCCGTGCTCTACATGTTCTGCAACGTTGCCTATTTCGCCGCAG TGCCCAAGGCCGAGTTCAGAGGTGCCAAGGAGAttgctgccgccgtcttcttcacAAAGGTATTTGGCAAGGGACCCGCCGAGCAAGCCCTCAACTTCCTGGTTCTTCTCAGTGCCTTTGGGAACCTGCTTGCCGTCTTGATCGGCTCTTCTCGCGTCATCCGTGAAATCGGCCG ACAAGGCGTGCTGCCCTGGACCGAGTTCTGGGTCAACACCAAGCCCTTCGGAACCCCCATCGGTCCCTACTTGCTCAAATGGGTCATGACCTTCATCATGATTGCTGCTCCCCCCGCCGGAGACGCGTTCCAGTTTG TCGTCAGTTTGAAGACGTACCCTGACGGCATCTTCCACTTCGCCATGGCCATCGGTGTCTACATCATCCGTACCCGACGCAAGCGTGCCAACCTCGGCCGCACCGAGTTCAAGTCGTGGCACGTCaccgtcatcttcttcatccttCTCCAGGTCTACATCCTCGCCATGCCCTGGTGGCCACCAAAAGGCGGCCCGTACGCCGGCAACGTCAGCTTCTGGTATGCTACGTACTGTGTCGTCGGTATCGCCGT TCTCAAGACCGAATCGCTTACTCGGATACTCAGCCTCATTGTGTGCTTCCTCTACTACGCCGTCTGGATGTGGGTGTTGCCCAAGTGGCGCGGCTACAGAATCCGTcccgagatcctcgacgtCTCGGACAACGGCGCCAACACACATCGTCTTGTCCGAGTGCCGCTTCCTGAGCTGGCCCAGTGGGATGCCGAGCATGACGATGCTGGCAACTTGCGTCGCAGGCACGTCGTTGACTCGGAGAGGTCGTCcaagggcgacgtcgacgtggGGATTCTCGGCGATAGGGGAACTACCGTCAAATACTGA